One window from the genome of Solea solea chromosome 13, fSolSol10.1, whole genome shotgun sequence encodes:
- the mcl1b gene encoding induced myeloid leukemia cell differentiation protein Mcl-1b: MNIIPATKRTFKVTTGVMGYLILPQNGGAERAMDYQGNASSHVAVTSSMDNHHGNVGSSVDNAKRPKNLQVNTANGFPAKARLEDSDVDVGGSLPCTPELHPDTELHVPSCTASDHVLDTDTRQLITQFFRDFTLMSAPRWKESKALTTMKRVVDGVLEKHRYAYNGMINKLSLDNVGDDVSFVSSVAKSLFGDGTTNWGRITSLVAFGAVVCQHLKERGQQNSAELVGQEISSYLLCHQRDWLLKNNSWDGFVEFFRVEDPESTLRNALLGICGVAGIGATLAFLTR; this comes from the exons ATGAACATCATTCCAGCAACGAAACGGACCTTCAAGGTTACAACCGGAGTCATGGGCTACTTAATCCTTCCTCAAAATGGAGGCGCAGAGAGAGCGATGGACTACCAAGGAAATGCCTCCTCTCACGTAGCCGTCACCTCTTCCATGGACAATCACCACGGAAATGTTGGCTCCAGCGTTGATAACGCAAAGCGGCCGAAGAACCTGCAAGTCAACACGGCGAACGGGTTCCCGGCCAAGGCCCGCCTGGAGGACAGCGATGTCGATGTCGGTGGCTCTTTGCCGTGCACCCCGGAGCTGCATCCGGACACCGAGCTCCACGTTCCCAGCTGCACAGCAAGCGACCACGTACTGGACACTGACACCAGGCAACTGATCACGCAATTCTTCAGAGACTTTACCTTAATGTCTGCACCTCGGTGGAAGGAAAGTAAAGCGCTAACAACGATGAAGAGAGTCGTGGACGGCGTTTTGGAGAAACACCGATATGCATATAATG gcaTGATCAACAAACTGTCATTAGACAACGTTGGGGACGATGTGTCTTTTGTCAGTTCTGTAGCCAAGAGCCTCTTCGGAGATGGCACCACAAACTGGGGTCGTATCACCAGCCTGGTGGCTTTCGGGGCTGTGGTTTGTCAGCACTTGAAGGAGAGAGGACAACAGAACTCAGCTGAGCTGGTGGGGCAGGAAATCTCATCGTACCTGCTATGTCACCAGAGAGACTGGCTACTGAAAAACAATTCCTGG GATGGCTTTGTAGAGTTCTTTCGAGTAGAAGATCCAGAGTCAACATTGAGGAATGCTCTCCTTGGCATTTGTGGAGTTGCTGGAATTGGGGCAACACTGGCCTTTTTAACAAGGTGA